In Halovulum dunhuangense, one genomic interval encodes:
- a CDS encoding cell wall hydrolase: MSGVIGAMLGTALIPVSAHRVELVEPETALHVADQIRVVGEQERDIRANVDPAAMAGQTLSDTAPHAPRDLPKLRPVLGLGDAGPALSRRLNMMDANAMRQAGEGQRLRLGSGLRLPEALDDAALAGMSPASGGEEWACLTEALYFEARGEDLQGQIAVAEVILNRVDNRRYPDTVCGVIAQGEQRRHACQFSFRCDGHPETVHEQGAYETVGKVARLMLDGRDRVLTDGATHYHTTAVRPSWSRRLTRTAQIGSHVFYRPATQSARN, translated from the coding sequence GTGAGCGGCGTGATCGGAGCGATGCTTGGAACGGCGCTGATCCCGGTCAGCGCGCACCGCGTCGAGCTGGTGGAGCCCGAGACGGCGCTGCATGTGGCCGACCAGATCCGCGTTGTCGGCGAACAGGAACGCGACATCCGCGCGAATGTGGACCCGGCCGCCATGGCCGGACAGACCCTGAGCGATACGGCGCCCCACGCCCCGCGCGACCTGCCAAAGCTGCGCCCGGTCCTGGGTCTTGGCGACGCCGGGCCCGCGCTGTCGCGACGGCTGAACATGATGGATGCCAATGCCATGCGCCAGGCGGGAGAGGGGCAGCGCCTGCGCCTCGGCTCGGGGCTGCGGCTGCCGGAGGCGCTGGACGACGCGGCGCTGGCCGGAATGTCGCCCGCCAGCGGCGGCGAGGAATGGGCCTGCCTGACCGAGGCGCTCTATTTCGAGGCGCGCGGCGAGGACCTGCAAGGCCAGATCGCGGTGGCCGAGGTGATCCTGAACCGGGTCGACAACCGCCGCTACCCCGACACCGTGTGCGGCGTCATCGCGCAGGGCGAGCAGCGCCGCCACGCCTGCCAGTTCTCCTTCCGCTGCGATGGCCATCCCGAGACGGTGCACGAGCAGGGCGCCTACGAGACGGTGGGCAAGGTCGCGCGTCTCATGCTCGACGGGCGCGACCGGGTGCTGACCGACGGCGCCACGCATTACCACACGACGGCCGTGCGCCCCTCCTGGTCGCGGCGGCTGACCAGGACGGCCCAGATCGGCAGCCACGTCTTCTACCGCCCCGCGACGCAATCCGCCCGCAACTGA
- the glmM gene encoding phosphoglucosamine mutase has protein sequence MARRFFGTDGVRGTANTYPMTAEMALRLGAAVGRYFAHGEHQQRVVIGKDTRRSGYMLENALTAGLTSVGANVLLLGPVPTPAVGMLTRSMRADLGVMISASHNPYQDNGIKFFGPDGYKLSDAAEEAIEALLEQAPQLAPSDGIGRASRIEGDRARYVEFAKTTIPRSQSLSGLKIVVDCANGAAYRTAPEVLWELGADVIPVGVSPNGFNINRGCGSTDTRAAAEAVVAHGADLGIALDGDADRVMILDERGQVCDGDQLMALIADLWSRQGRLEKGTLVATVMSNLGLERFLAARGLRLERTAVGDRYVVEAMRAGGYNLGGEQSGHVVMTDYATTGDGLIAALQFLSAMIDSGKPASALVRSFEPVPQLLENVRYAPGSAPLETAAVKAAIARAEARLDGAGRLLIRKSGTEPLVRVMGEAEDPALLHEIVTGIAAEIARAG, from the coding sequence ATGGCGCGCAGGTTTTTCGGCACCGACGGGGTGCGGGGCACCGCCAACACCTATCCGATGACGGCCGAGATGGCGCTGCGTCTTGGCGCGGCGGTGGGGCGCTACTTCGCCCATGGCGAGCATCAGCAGAGGGTGGTGATCGGCAAGGACACGCGGCGTTCGGGCTACATGCTCGAGAACGCGCTGACCGCCGGGTTGACCAGCGTGGGCGCGAACGTGCTGCTGCTGGGGCCGGTGCCCACGCCGGCGGTGGGGATGCTGACCCGGTCCATGCGGGCCGACCTGGGCGTGATGATCTCGGCCTCGCACAATCCCTACCAGGACAACGGCATCAAGTTCTTCGGGCCTGACGGCTACAAGCTGTCGGACGCCGCCGAAGAGGCGATCGAGGCGCTGCTGGAGCAGGCGCCGCAGCTGGCCCCGTCCGACGGCATCGGTCGCGCCAGCCGGATCGAGGGCGACCGCGCCCGCTATGTCGAGTTCGCCAAGACCACCATCCCGCGCAGCCAGTCGCTGTCGGGGCTGAAGATCGTCGTCGATTGCGCCAATGGCGCCGCCTACCGCACCGCGCCCGAGGTGTTGTGGGAACTGGGCGCCGACGTGATCCCGGTCGGTGTCTCTCCCAACGGGTTCAACATCAACCGCGGCTGCGGCTCGACCGACACCCGGGCCGCCGCCGAGGCAGTGGTGGCGCATGGCGCCGACCTGGGCATCGCGCTGGATGGCGATGCGGACCGGGTGATGATCCTCGACGAGCGCGGGCAGGTCTGCGACGGCGACCAGCTGATGGCGCTGATCGCCGATCTCTGGTCGCGGCAGGGGCGGCTGGAAAAGGGCACGCTGGTTGCGACCGTGATGTCGAACCTGGGGCTGGAACGCTTCCTTGCCGCGCGCGGGCTGCGGCTGGAGCGGACGGCGGTGGGCGACCGCTATGTGGTCGAGGCGATGCGCGCGGGCGGCTACAACCTGGGCGGCGAGCAGTCGGGCCATGTGGTGATGACGGACTACGCCACCACCGGCGACGGGCTGATCGCCGCACTACAGTTCCTCTCGGCGATGATCGACAGCGGCAAGCCTGCCAGCGCGCTGGTGCGCAGCTTCGAGCCGGTGCCGCAACTGCTGGAGAATGTCCGCTACGCTCCCGGCAGCGCGCCGCTCGAGACGGCCGCCGTCAAGGCGGCCATCGCCAGGGCAGAGGCGCGGCTGGACGGCGCGGGGCGGCTTCTGATCCGCAAGTCCGGGACCGAGCCGCTGGTGCGCGTGATGGGCGAGGCCGAGGATCCCGCGCTGCTGCACGAGATCGTCACCGGCATCGCCGCCGAGATCGCGCGCGCAGGCTGA
- a CDS encoding sulfotransferase, producing the protein MSAMIAFLGTKRTGSSQVMQAMAAHSRVMAYGEIFNPKPVLTSERQEGLTAFLRERLGPGGGDTRPLSDLRRSDPAATLSAIRAFTEARGRQVTVFKCFEGQMDTVPLVDALAAQGARCVFLLRRPIDCYISLMKARQADSWGGVDTTSMKVRLGARHYAAWHRKVRGYHEDLRDALVARGLDWCTMRYEDAFAGDDPSAALTALAARWGIDLGTAEVAAQGIRQDRARSPARKVENWASFRLGLLLRGKGGLVSRDFLA; encoded by the coding sequence ATGTCGGCCATGATCGCCTTTCTCGGGACGAAGCGCACGGGCTCGTCCCAGGTGATGCAGGCGATGGCGGCGCATTCCCGGGTGATGGCCTATGGCGAGATCTTCAATCCCAAGCCCGTGCTCACGTCCGAGCGGCAGGAGGGCCTGACCGCGTTCCTGCGGGAACGGCTTGGGCCGGGGGGTGGCGATACGCGGCCCCTGTCCGACCTGCGTCGGTCCGATCCCGCTGCGACCCTTTCCGCGATCCGCGCCTTCACCGAGGCGCGGGGGCGGCAGGTCACGGTGTTCAAGTGCTTCGAGGGGCAGATGGACACCGTCCCGCTGGTCGACGCGCTGGCCGCCCAGGGCGCGCGCTGCGTGTTCCTGCTGCGTCGCCCCATCGATTGCTACATCTCGCTCATGAAGGCGCGGCAAGCGGACAGCTGGGGCGGGGTGGATACCACGTCCATGAAGGTGCGCCTCGGCGCGCGCCACTATGCGGCCTGGCACCGCAAGGTGCGCGGCTATCACGAGGACCTGCGCGATGCGCTTGTCGCGCGCGGGCTCGACTGGTGCACGATGCGCTACGAGGATGCGTTCGCGGGCGACGACCCCTCTGCCGCGCTGACGGCGCTGGCCGCGCGCTGGGGCATCGACCTGGGAACGGCCGAGGTTGCAGCGCAGGGGATCAGGCAGGACCGCGCCCGAAGCCCCGCGCGCAAGGTGGAGAACTGGGCCTCTTTCCGGCTGGGGCTGTTGCTGCGCGGCAAGGGCGGTCTCGTCTCGCGCGATTTCCTCGCCTAG
- a CDS encoding DMT family transporter: protein MQTPPLSTWLLLLLLGMIWGGSFPANALALEGFGPFTIAALRIAIGAAAVMLLARVMGVGLPSRQTATGRRIWLHALGLALFANAVPFTLLGWGQQHVTSGFAGITMAGVPLLVLPLAHFLVPGERLSLRKTAGFALGFGGVVLLIGPAALSAGGADALPRLACIGAAACYACGSIVTRRAPAGPMLSFSAAALLLAATVMIPTALTIEGVPDAPGLRAALAAVYLGLLPTAVATLILVHVIQTAGPSFLSLVNYQVPLWAVLMGFLFLDEQVPAEALGALGLILAGLVLAQGGRRGRRAAV from the coding sequence ATGCAGACCCCACCGCTTTCCACCTGGCTACTTCTGCTGCTGCTCGGGATGATCTGGGGCGGGTCGTTTCCCGCCAACGCGCTGGCGCTGGAGGGCTTTGGCCCGTTCACCATCGCGGCGCTGCGAATCGCCATCGGCGCGGCGGCCGTCATGCTTCTTGCGCGGGTGATGGGGGTGGGCCTGCCCTCGCGGCAGACGGCGACGGGGCGGCGGATCTGGCTGCACGCGCTGGGGCTGGCGCTGTTCGCGAATGCGGTGCCCTTCACGCTTCTGGGCTGGGGCCAGCAGCATGTGACCAGCGGCTTCGCCGGGATCACCATGGCGGGCGTGCCGCTGCTGGTGCTGCCGCTTGCGCATTTCCTGGTGCCCGGAGAGCGGCTGAGCCTGCGCAAGACGGCGGGGTTCGCGCTGGGCTTCGGGGGCGTCGTGCTGCTGATCGGACCGGCCGCGCTGAGCGCGGGCGGCGCGGATGCGCTGCCGCGGCTGGCCTGCATCGGGGCCGCGGCCTGCTATGCCTGCGGGTCCATCGTCACGCGCCGCGCGCCGGCCGGGCCGATGCTGTCGTTTTCCGCGGCGGCGCTTCTGCTCGCGGCGACGGTGATGATCCCCACGGCCCTGACGATCGAGGGGGTGCCGGATGCGCCCGGGCTGCGCGCAGCCCTTGCCGCGGTCTATCTGGGGCTGCTGCCCACCGCGGTCGCGACGCTGATCCTGGTGCATGTCATCCAGACCGCGGGCCCCAGTTTCCTGAGCCTGGTGAACTACCAGGTGCCGCTGTGGGCGGTGCTGATGGGCTTTCTTTTCCTGGACGAGCAGGTCCCCGCCGAGGCGCTGGGCGCGCTGGGGCTGATCCTTGCCGGGCTGGTCCTGGCGCAGGGGGGCCGGCGCGGGCGCCGGGCCGCGGTCTAG
- a CDS encoding phosphoserine transaminase, producing MSLPETQQASPAAANAKPEIRPARPEFSSGPCPKRPGWSPEAVAAKAWLGRSHRAAGPKAQLKDAIDRMAALLGLPEGYRLGIVPASDTGAYEMAMWSMLGPRPVDMLVWESFGAGWATDATKQLKLDDCRVLTAEYGQLPDLSAIRPEADICFTQNGTTSGARIPDFDWIPADRQGLTLVDATSAVFAQPVDWAKVDVLTFSWQKVLGGEGAHGVLILSPRAVERLETHTPARPLPKIFRMTKGGKLIEGIFKGETINTPSMWAVADLVDALDWVEGIGGLDAAIARANANAAALQAWMDRTPWVENLVADPALRSNTSVCLRIVDPAIAALDADAQTAFTKKMVKLLEAESAALDIGGYRDAPPGLRIWCGATVETADIEALTPWLDWAFAEAKAAL from the coding sequence ATGAGCCTCCCCGAAACGCAGCAGGCGTCGCCTGCCGCGGCAAACGCGAAACCCGAAATCCGTCCTGCGCGCCCCGAATTCTCTTCGGGCCCCTGTCCGAAGCGCCCCGGCTGGTCGCCGGAAGCCGTCGCCGCCAAGGCGTGGCTCGGCCGCTCGCACCGCGCCGCCGGCCCCAAGGCGCAGCTGAAGGACGCCATCGACCGCATGGCCGCCCTGCTGGGCCTGCCCGAAGGCTACCGCCTCGGCATCGTGCCCGCCTCGGACACCGGCGCCTACGAGATGGCGATGTGGTCCATGCTGGGCCCGCGCCCCGTCGACATGCTGGTCTGGGAAAGCTTCGGCGCCGGCTGGGCGACCGATGCCACGAAGCAGCTGAAGCTGGACGATTGCCGGGTGCTGACCGCCGAATACGGCCAGCTGCCCGACCTTTCCGCCATCCGCCCCGAGGCCGATATCTGCTTCACCCAGAACGGCACCACCTCCGGCGCGCGGATCCCGGATTTCGACTGGATCCCCGCCGACCGCCAGGGCCTGACGCTGGTCGATGCCACTTCCGCCGTCTTCGCGCAGCCGGTGGACTGGGCCAAGGTCGATGTGCTCACCTTCTCCTGGCAGAAGGTGCTGGGCGGCGAGGGCGCGCATGGCGTCCTGATCCTCAGCCCCCGCGCGGTGGAGCGGCTCGAAACCCATACCCCCGCCCGGCCGCTGCCCAAGATCTTCCGCATGACCAAGGGCGGCAAGCTGATCGAGGGCATCTTCAAGGGCGAGACGATCAACACCCCCTCGATGTGGGCGGTGGCCGACCTGGTGGACGCGCTCGACTGGGTCGAGGGCATCGGCGGGCTGGACGCAGCGATCGCGCGCGCCAACGCCAATGCGGCCGCGCTTCAGGCCTGGATGGACCGCACCCCCTGGGTCGAGAACCTGGTCGCCGATCCCGCGCTGCGCTCGAACACCTCCGTCTGCCTCAGGATCGTCGATCCGGCCATCGCCGCGCTCGATGCCGACGCGCAGACGGCGTTCACCAAGAAGATGGTCAAGCTCCTCGAGGCCGAGTCGGCCGCCCTTGACATCGGCGGCTACCGCGACGCGCCTCCGGGCCTGCGCATCTGGTGCGGCGCCACGGTCGAGACGGCCGACATCGAGGCGCTGACCCCCTGGCTCGACTGGGCCTTCGCGGAAGCGAAAGCGGCACTCTGA
- the serA gene encoding phosphoglycerate dehydrogenase, which translates to MAKVLISDKLSKAAIQIFKDNGVEVDFQPDLGKDPAKLKEIIGNYDGLAIRSATKVTADLLENAGNLKVIGRAGIGVDNVDIPAASAKGIVVMNTPFGNSITTAEHAIAMMFAVARQIPAADASTQAGKWEKSRFMGSEITGKTLGLIGCGNIGSVVASRALGLKMKVVAFDPFLSHDRAQELGVEKLDDLDELLARADFVTLHLPKTEKTANILSAERIAKMKKGARLVNCARGGLVDEAAVAEALKSGHLAGAAFDVFDVEPATENPLFGLDNVVCTPHLGASTTEAQENVALQVAEQMSDYLMRGAISNAINAPSVTAEEAPLLKPWIELCEKLGGFAGQVTENPIQSIEIEYVGHVGELNLKPLTSALTACLLIPLVGEGGVNMVSAPLVARERGIRIAETRKDAQGAFGSYVRLVVTTEKQSRSVAGTIYSDGKPRFIQIKGINLEAEPTPFMLYTTNTDTPGYIGALGTTLGELGINIATFALGRSAKGDEAIALLGVDEKVDAAALKRIESLPQVRQAKALNF; encoded by the coding sequence ATGGCAAAGGTTCTCATTTCCGACAAGCTCTCCAAGGCCGCGATCCAGATCTTCAAGGACAACGGCGTCGAGGTCGATTTCCAGCCCGACCTGGGCAAGGACCCCGCGAAGCTGAAGGAGATCATCGGCAATTACGACGGTCTCGCCATCCGCTCCGCCACCAAGGTCACCGCCGACCTGCTGGAGAATGCCGGCAACCTCAAGGTGATCGGCCGCGCCGGGATCGGGGTGGACAACGTCGACATCCCGGCCGCAAGCGCCAAGGGCATCGTGGTGATGAACACCCCCTTCGGCAACTCGATCACCACCGCCGAGCATGCCATCGCGATGATGTTCGCCGTCGCCCGCCAGATCCCCGCCGCCGACGCCTCCACCCAGGCCGGCAAGTGGGAAAAGTCGCGCTTCATGGGTTCCGAGATCACCGGCAAGACGCTGGGCCTGATCGGCTGCGGCAATATCGGCTCGGTCGTGGCCTCGCGCGCGCTGGGCCTGAAGATGAAGGTCGTGGCCTTCGATCCGTTCCTCAGCCATGACCGCGCGCAGGAACTGGGCGTCGAAAAGCTCGACGATCTGGACGAGCTGCTGGCGCGCGCCGATTTCGTGACCCTGCACCTGCCCAAGACCGAAAAGACCGCCAACATCCTGTCGGCCGAACGCATCGCGAAGATGAAGAAGGGCGCGCGCCTGGTCAACTGCGCCCGCGGCGGCCTGGTGGACGAGGCGGCAGTGGCCGAGGCGCTGAAGTCGGGCCATCTCGCCGGGGCCGCCTTCGACGTGTTCGACGTGGAACCGGCGACGGAAAACCCGCTCTTCGGGCTCGACAACGTGGTCTGCACGCCGCATCTCGGCGCCTCCACCACCGAGGCGCAGGAGAACGTGGCGCTCCAGGTCGCCGAGCAGATGTCCGACTACCTGATGCGCGGCGCCATCTCGAACGCGATCAACGCGCCATCGGTCACGGCCGAGGAAGCCCCGCTGCTCAAGCCCTGGATCGAGCTCTGCGAAAAGCTGGGCGGCTTTGCCGGCCAGGTCACCGAGAACCCGATCCAGTCGATCGAGATCGAGTATGTCGGCCATGTGGGCGAGCTGAACCTCAAGCCGCTGACCTCGGCGCTGACCGCGTGCCTGCTGATCCCGCTGGTGGGCGAGGGCGGCGTCAACATGGTCTCGGCACCGCTGGTCGCGCGCGAGCGGGGCATCAGGATCGCCGAGACGCGCAAGGACGCGCAGGGCGCCTTCGGCTCCTATGTGCGCCTCGTGGTCACGACCGAAAAGCAGAGCCGCTCGGTCGCCGGCACCATCTACTCCGACGGCAAGCCGCGCTTCATCCAGATCAAGGGCATCAACCTCGAGGCGGAACCCACCCCGTTCATGCTCTACACCACCAACACCGACACGCCGGGCTATATCGGCGCGCTCGGCACCACGCTGGGCGAACTGGGCATCAACATCGCCACCTTCGCGCTGGGCCGGTCGGCCAAGGGTGACGAGGCGATCGCGCTTCTGGGCGTGGACGAGAAGGTGGACGCCGCCGCGCTGAAGCGGATCGAGTCGCTTCCGCAGGTGCGCCAGGCCAAGGCGCTCAACTTCTGA
- a CDS encoding adenylosuccinate synthase, whose product MANVCVVGAQWGDEGKGKIVDWLSERADVIARFQGGHNAGHTLVIDGKVFKLSLLPSGIVRPGKLSVIGNGVVLDPWAFIREMESLRADGVAVEPANLMIAENTPLILPLHGELDRAREASTAVAKIGTTGRGIGPAYEDKVGRRSVRVADLRDRATLETRLDRLLTHHDALRRGLGLEPVDRDGLMAALEEIAPKILPFAAPVWRELAEQRRKGARILFEGAQGALLDVDFGTYPFVTSSNTTAGMAATGTGMGPGAVDFTLGIVKAYTTRVGEGPFPAELKDEIGQRLGERGHEFGTVTGRKRRCGWFDAVLVRQTCTISGVSGIALTKLDVLDGFETLRICVGYRLDGREIDYLPTASEEQARVEPVYEELEGWQESTAGARSWAELPAQAVKYVRRVEELIGCPVALLSTSPERDDTILVRDPFAD is encoded by the coding sequence ATGGCGAATGTATGCGTGGTCGGCGCCCAGTGGGGCGACGAGGGCAAGGGCAAGATCGTGGACTGGCTGTCCGAGCGCGCCGATGTGATCGCGCGCTTCCAGGGCGGGCACAATGCGGGCCACACGCTGGTCATCGACGGCAAGGTGTTCAAGCTCTCGCTGCTGCCCTCGGGCATCGTGCGCCCGGGCAAGCTGAGCGTGATCGGCAATGGCGTCGTGCTCGACCCCTGGGCCTTCATCCGCGAGATGGAGTCGCTGCGCGCCGATGGCGTCGCGGTCGAGCCCGCGAACCTGATGATCGCCGAGAACACGCCGCTGATCCTGCCGCTGCATGGCGAACTGGACCGCGCGCGCGAGGCCTCGACCGCGGTGGCCAAGATCGGCACGACCGGCCGCGGCATCGGCCCGGCCTACGAGGACAAGGTCGGCCGCCGCTCGGTGCGGGTGGCGGACCTGCGCGACCGCGCCACGCTCGAGACCCGGCTCGACCGGCTGCTGACCCATCACGACGCGCTGCGCCGCGGCCTCGGGCTCGAGCCGGTGGACCGCGACGGCCTGATGGCGGCGCTCGAAGAGATCGCGCCGAAGATCCTGCCCTTCGCGGCCCCCGTCTGGCGTGAGCTGGCCGAGCAGCGCCGCAAGGGCGCGCGCATCCTGTTCGAGGGCGCGCAGGGCGCGCTGCTCGACGTGGATTTCGGCACCTATCCCTTCGTCACCTCGTCGAACACGACGGCCGGGATGGCCGCGACGGGAACCGGCATGGGGCCCGGGGCGGTGGATTTCACCCTTGGCATCGTCAAGGCTTACACCACCCGCGTGGGCGAGGGGCCGTTCCCGGCGGAGCTGAAGGACGAGATCGGCCAGCGCCTGGGCGAGCGCGGCCACGAGTTCGGCACCGTCACCGGGCGCAAGCGCCGCTGCGGCTGGTTCGACGCGGTGCTGGTGCGCCAGACCTGCACCATCTCGGGCGTGTCGGGCATCGCGCTCACCAAGCTCGACGTGCTCGACGGGTTCGAGACGTTGAGGATCTGCGTGGGCTACCGCCTCGACGGGCGGGAGATCGACTACCTGCCCACCGCCTCGGAAGAGCAGGCGCGGGTGGAGCCGGTCTACGAGGAACTGGAGGGATGGCAGGAAAGCACCGCCGGCGCCCGCAGCTGGGCCGAGTTGCCGGCGCAGGCGGTGAAGTATGTCCGCCGCGTCGAGGAATTGATCGGCTGCCCGGTGGCACTACTCTCCACCTCGCCGGAGCGGGACGACACCATCCTCGTGCGTGACCCCTTCGCCGATTGA
- a CDS encoding DUF2842 domain-containing protein: MALSYKTRRRLSLLILVVGLPLYIVVAVNVVALFERPSILLELLVYLGLGILWAFPLKAVFKGVGRADPDEDRTKG, encoded by the coding sequence ATGGCCCTGAGCTACAAGACCCGCAGGCGCCTGTCGCTGCTGATCCTGGTGGTGGGCCTGCCGCTCTACATCGTGGTCGCGGTCAACGTGGTGGCGCTGTTCGAGCGCCCCTCGATCCTGCTGGAACTGCTGGTCTATCTGGGCCTCGGGATCCTGTGGGCCTTTCCGCTCAAGGCGGTGTTCAAGGGCGTGGGCCGCGCCGATCCGGACGAGGACCGGACCAAGGGGTGA
- a CDS encoding CreA family protein — protein MKRIATALALMVATAIGAQAEQIGEVDTAFRLLGANHKIVVEAFDDPDIRGVSCFVSRAKTGGISGTLGLAEDTSDASIACRQVGPIEFVGELEEGEEVFGRRTSVLFKRVQVVRFFDESRNTLIYLTYSDRLIDGSPKNAISAVAIRPWDAGS, from the coding sequence ATGAAACGGATCGCGACGGCTCTGGCACTGATGGTGGCGACCGCGATCGGCGCCCAGGCCGAACAGATCGGCGAGGTGGACACCGCCTTCCGCCTTCTTGGCGCCAATCACAAGATCGTGGTCGAGGCCTTCGACGACCCCGACATCCGGGGCGTGTCCTGCTTCGTCAGCCGGGCCAAGACCGGCGGCATCAGCGGCACGCTGGGGCTGGCCGAGGATACATCGGACGCCTCCATCGCCTGCCGCCAGGTCGGGCCCATCGAATTCGTCGGCGAACTTGAGGAGGGGGAGGAAGTCTTCGGCCGCCGCACCTCGGTCCTGTTCAAGCGGGTGCAGGTGGTGCGGTTCTTCGACGAGAGCCGCAACACCCTGATCTACCTGACCTATTCGGACAGGCTGATCGACGGCTCGCCCAAGAACGCGATCTCTGCCGTGGCGATCCGGCCCTGGGACGCGGGCAGCTGA
- a CDS encoding thiamine diphosphokinase codes for MDSILFDSSEKVTLIGAAAQPRGLLDMALERAPRLVAADGGADRALEAGRAPEAVIGDLDSATSVDHWRAQGIAVHRIAEQETTDLEKCLYSLRAPLILGCGFLGERTDHALAAMSALVAYRARPVILLGEQDLVFHCPERLVLDLPEGLPVSFFPLAPVTGLHSSGLVWGVAGLGLAPGGRIGTSNRAAGGRVEAGFDGPGVLVILPLQALDAAIAALSIPAG; via the coding sequence ATGGATTCCATCCTCTTCGACAGTTCCGAAAAGGTCACGCTGATCGGCGCAGCCGCGCAACCGCGCGGGCTGCTCGACATGGCGCTGGAACGCGCGCCGCGGCTGGTCGCGGCCGATGGCGGCGCGGATCGCGCGCTCGAGGCGGGGCGCGCGCCGGAAGCGGTGATCGGCGATCTCGACTCGGCCACCAGCGTCGATCACTGGCGCGCGCAGGGCATCGCTGTCCACCGCATCGCGGAACAGGAAACGACCGATCTGGAGAAATGCCTCTATTCGCTGCGGGCGCCGCTGATCCTGGGCTGCGGCTTCCTGGGCGAGCGGACCGATCACGCGCTTGCCGCGATGAGCGCGCTGGTCGCGTATCGCGCCCGCCCGGTCATCCTGCTGGGCGAGCAGGACCTGGTGTTCCACTGCCCCGAGCGGCTTGTCCTGGACCTGCCCGAGGGGCTGCCGGTGTCCTTCTTCCCGCTGGCCCCGGTCACGGGCCTGCATTCATCGGGGCTCGTCTGGGGCGTGGCGGGCCTCGGCCTTGCGCCGGGGGGGCGGATCGGCACCTCGAACCGGGCCGCCGGCGGGCGGGTCGAGGCGGGCTTCGACGGGCCCGGCGTGCTGGTGATCCTGCCGCTTCAGGCGCTCGATGCGGCAATTGCCGCGCTCAGCATTCCGGCAGGTTGA
- a CDS encoding L-serine ammonia-lyase yields MFLSVFDIFKIGVGPSSSHTMGPMIAAGRFLDLLRAGTEAIPGAGPPARVSCRLHGSLAHTGKGHATDRAVALGLCGILPESYDAAAADTALARLAAGQPLTPPGLPELAFDPDTDIAFDTGPSLPGHANGLVLMAHDARGALHAQETYYSVGGGFVLTARELEQGETSAGQAHVPYPFTTAAQMLRMARESGLSIADMKRRNEIAAGHGPGLEAGLMKLWQVMEDCIDRGLTDEGVLPGGLGVRRRASAIHRALKGEQGRNQTAPHMINDWILTYAMAVNEVNAAGGQVVTAPTNGAAGVLPATLKYWLDHVPGASRARVPDFLLTAAAMGGLIKANASISGAEMGCQGEVGSAAAMAAAGLCAVLDGSPAQIENAAEIALEHHLGMTCDPVRGLVQVPCIERNGLGAIKAVSAASLALRGDGRHLVSLDACIETMRQTGRDMDSRYKETSQGGLAVNLPEC; encoded by the coding sequence GTGTTTCTCAGCGTCTTCGACATCTTCAAGATCGGCGTCGGCCCCTCGAGTTCGCACACCATGGGCCCGATGATCGCGGCCGGGCGCTTTCTCGACCTGCTGCGCGCCGGCACCGAGGCGATCCCCGGCGCAGGCCCGCCCGCGCGGGTCTCCTGCCGGCTGCACGGCTCGCTCGCCCATACCGGCAAGGGCCACGCCACCGACCGCGCCGTGGCGCTGGGGCTGTGCGGGATCCTGCCGGAAAGCTATGACGCAGCCGCCGCCGACACGGCGCTTGCGCGTCTTGCGGCCGGGCAGCCACTGACCCCGCCGGGCCTGCCCGAACTGGCCTTCGACCCCGACACCGACATCGCCTTCGACACCGGTCCTTCCCTGCCCGGGCACGCGAACGGCCTGGTCCTGATGGCCCATGACGCTCGCGGCGCGCTGCATGCGCAAGAGACGTACTACTCGGTCGGCGGCGGCTTCGTGCTGACCGCGCGGGAGCTTGAGCAGGGCGAGACCAGCGCCGGGCAAGCCCATGTGCCCTATCCCTTCACCACCGCCGCCCAGATGCTGCGCATGGCGCGCGAAAGCGGGCTTTCCATTGCAGACATGAAGCGCCGCAACGAGATCGCGGCAGGCCACGGGCCGGGGCTGGAGGCGGGGCTGATGAAACTCTGGCAGGTCATGGAGGATTGCATCGACCGAGGCCTGACGGACGAAGGCGTGCTGCCGGGCGGCCTTGGCGTGCGCAGGCGGGCATCGGCGATCCACCGCGCGCTGAAGGGCGAGCAGGGCCGCAACCAGACCGCGCCGCACATGATCAACGACTGGATCCTGACCTATGCGATGGCCGTCAACGAGGTGAACGCCGCGGGCGGACAGGTGGTCACGGCGCCCACCAACGGCGCCGCCGGGGTGCTGCCCGCGACGCTGAAATACTGGCTCGACCATGTGCCCGGCGCCAGCCGCGCAAGGGTGCCCGATTTCCTGCTGACCGCGGCCGCCATGGGTGGGCTGATCAAGGCCAACGCCTCGATTTCCGGCGCCGAGATGGGCTGCCAGGGAGAGGTCGGCTCGGCCGCGGCGATGGCTGCGGCGGGGCTTTGCGCCGTGCTGGACGGAAGCCCCGCGCAGATCGAGAACGCGGCCGAGATCGCGCTCGAACATCACCTTGGCATGACCTGCGATCCGGTGAGGGGGCTGGTGCAGGTGCCCTGTATCGAAAGAAACGGCCTTGGCGCGATCAAGGCGGTGTCGGCCGCGTCGCTGGCGCTGCGCGGTGACGGTCGGCACCTGGTTTCGCTTGACGCCTGCATAGAGACGATGCGCCAGACCGGCCGCGACATGGACAGCCGCTACAAGGAGACATCGCAGGGGGGGCTGGCGGTCAACCTGCCGGAATGCTGA